In Methanothermococcus thermolithotrophicus DSM 2095, one DNA window encodes the following:
- the hypD gene encoding hydrogenase formation protein HypD, producing the protein MDINNKELIKKAVQAIKKLSEKIEDDVKIMHVCGSHEHTICKYGIRDVLPKNITVVPGPGCPVCVTTQKEIDEAIYLAEQGYTIATLGDMYRVPGSKKSLMELQSEGADVKLVYGIGDAVKLAKEQENKVVFIAIGFETTAPTTAAEILTNPENFYILNCHRQTPPVMDFLLSGGAERKIDGFICPGHVSTIVGLKPYYEPCEKYNAPMVVAGFEPMDVLMSLVMILKQLINGEAKVENEYKRSVKEEGNLIAQRIMNEVFEPSDVPWRGFPVIKDGGLKLKEKYKKYDIHENEDIPEIKEKIVKGCICSEILRGDKLPSDCKLFGNVCNPLNPVGSCMVSDEGTCRIFYKYKRI; encoded by the coding sequence ATGGATATCAACAACAAAGAATTAATTAAGAAAGCGGTTCAAGCCATTAAAAAGCTCTCTGAAAAAATAGAAGACGATGTAAAAATAATGCACGTTTGCGGTTCTCACGAACATACAATATGTAAATATGGAATAAGGGATGTTTTACCTAAAAATATTACTGTTGTTCCAGGCCCGGGATGTCCGGTCTGTGTTACAACTCAGAAGGAAATAGATGAAGCAATATACTTGGCAGAACAGGGGTACACAATTGCAACACTTGGAGATATGTACAGGGTTCCAGGTAGCAAAAAATCGCTTATGGAATTGCAATCAGAAGGTGCGGATGTAAAACTGGTCTATGGTATAGGGGATGCTGTAAAACTTGCAAAAGAGCAGGAAAACAAAGTTGTATTTATTGCCATAGGTTTTGAAACTACGGCACCAACAACTGCAGCAGAGATATTGACCAATCCAGAGAATTTCTATATTTTAAACTGTCATAGACAAACTCCTCCTGTGATGGATTTTCTTTTAAGCGGGGGAGCTGAAAGAAAAATAGATGGTTTCATATGTCCAGGGCATGTTTCCACAATAGTTGGATTAAAACCTTACTATGAACCATGTGAAAAATACAATGCCCCTATGGTAGTTGCAGGTTTTGAACCTATGGACGTTTTAATGTCTTTGGTTATGATTTTAAAACAGTTGATAAATGGTGAGGCAAAAGTAGAAAATGAATATAAGAGAAGTGTAAAAGAGGAAGGTAACTTAATAGCTCAAAGAATAATGAATGAAGTATTTGAACCTTCAGATGTCCCGTGGAGAGGTTTCCCCGTCATTAAAGATGGCGGTTTAAAATTAAAAGAGAAGTATAAAAAATATGATATTCACGAAAATGAAGACATTCCAGAGATAAAAGAGAAAATAGTTAAAGGATGCATATGTAGTGAGATTTTGAGGGGGGATAAATTACCAAGTGATTGTAAACTCTTTGGAAACGTATGTAATCCTTTAAATCCTGTTGGAAGCTGTATGGTGTCTGACGAAGGAACCTGCAGAATATTTTACAAGTATAAAAGAATTTAA
- a CDS encoding CBS domain-containing protein: MVRVKEYMTVKVDCVSPEDTVKDVIGLIKKTSHDAFPVVSDGKLQGIVSVHDLIGKDESEKIKNLMTKREEMIITKPEANVMDVGRIMFRTGFSKLPVVDEENNLVGIITNTDVIRSQIEKTTPTKLEKIIKSYKNLGYDVELKKESIPVNELKPTQSKVYEDELFGRIYELNRGLAEPIIVIETNNNKYIIVDGHHRAVAACLLKVPSLEAYILSMDTDKTLGIEKTAEKQGLNSLKDVKIIDEDKNDSCDLYKLKTAIKKI; encoded by the coding sequence ATGGTAAGAGTAAAGGAATACATGACAGTAAAGGTTGATTGCGTTAGCCCAGAGGATACAGTTAAAGATGTAATTGGTTTGATAAAAAAAACGTCCCATGATGCTTTTCCAGTTGTATCAGATGGGAAACTTCAGGGGATTGTTTCAGTTCACGACCTTATCGGAAAAGACGAATCCGAAAAGATAAAGAACTTAATGACAAAAAGGGAAGAAATGATAATTACTAAGCCTGAAGCAAATGTAATGGATGTTGGAAGGATAATGTTTAGAACAGGATTTTCAAAGCTTCCAGTTGTTGACGAAGAGAATAATTTAGTTGGGATAATTACGAACACCGATGTTATAAGATCTCAAATAGAAAAAACTACTCCAACTAAACTTGAAAAAATAATTAAATCTTATAAAAACCTAGGATATGATGTTGAATTAAAAAAAGAATCTATTCCGGTTAATGAACTTAAACCTACTCAATCTAAAGTTTATGAAGATGAATTATTTGGAAGAATATATGAATTGAATAGAGGTCTTGCAGAGCCCATCATAGTTATAGAGACAAACAACAATAAATACATAATAGTTGACGGTCACCATAGAGCTGTAGCTGCCTGTCTATTAAAAGTACCTAGTTTAGAAGCTTATATATTGAGTATGGATACTGATAAAACTCTAGGGATAGAAAAAACAGCTGAAAAACAGGGTTTAAATAGTTTAAAGGATGTTAAAATAATCGATGAAGATAAGAATGACTCATGTGACCTATACAAACTTAAAACTGCAATCAAAAAGATATGA
- a CDS encoding DUF504 domain-containing protein: MIKVKRDRKFRSSPLENLINKIIWHPELNPGDYEIVYLHRGAENNKKTIPMDKISIEDSFIIYEESHIPLHRILEIKNLKTGEIIYKKRV, from the coding sequence ATGATTAAAGTTAAACGAGATCGGAAATTTCGGAGCTCTCCACTGGAGAACTTAATAAACAAAATAATCTGGCATCCCGAACTTAATCCAGGAGATTATGAAATAGTTTATCTGCATAGAGGGGCTGAAAACAATAAAAAAACCATCCCAATGGATAAAATTTCTATCGAGGATTCTTTTATAATTTACGAGGAATCTCATATTCCTCTCCATAGGATTTTGGAGATTAAAAATCTAAAAACAGGGGAAATAATTTACAAAAAGAGGGTTTGA